AAGAAGAAAGGATTAATCATACAATGTCATTATTTGTAATAAAGCATGAACACAGCCCGGAAACTTGCCCGGCAATGGATCCTCAGATGGCGCCAATGTTACTCTCTGAGATATCTGAAGAGAATGCAGGCAAATACGGGATAAAAATACATGGAGAAGCGGTTGTTAACGGAGAACATACGTTCTATCTAATTGTTGACGCGCCGGATGAAAAGAGTGTAAATAATTTTATGTCTCTTTTCGCTCAGGCTGGAAGTGTTGATATCTATCCCTCCAGTTCCTGTGAAAGAGTCGTCGAAAGAGGAACCTGCTAACAATTTAAGGACTTTCAAACCCCAATTATCTCAGCGGAAGAAACTCTAAACGCCTAATTTCTAAAGGTTTAGGTGAATATTAGTCTTTCAGCCTTCTTCCACCGTCCAATCCACTCCGTTAT
This is a stretch of genomic DNA from Candidatus Neomarinimicrobiota bacterium. It encodes these proteins:
- a CDS encoding sulfite oxidase, producing the protein MSLFVIKHEHSPETCPAMDPQMAPMLLSEISEENAGKYGIKIHGEAVVNGEHTFYLIVDAPDEKSVNNFMSLFAQAGSVDIYPSSSCERVVERGTC